In Nonomuraea sp. NBC_00507, the following are encoded in one genomic region:
- a CDS encoding TetR/AcrR family transcriptional regulator yields the protein MARTEAGGYREKLLAGAVACLQEKGYARTTARDLVAASGTNLASIGYHFGGKDALLNEAVAGVFDQWTAYVERSLFGTELSSPREMLERAMAALVDVFEEMRPQLVLCVEGYPAALREPVLREKLAEAYARTRQAGADMIRRAAAQLGVEPPVSPEVLVSVVVAITDGLMLQWLLDPASTPDARQVVDALAALSGFIA from the coding sequence GTGGCGCGAACAGAGGCCGGTGGATACCGGGAGAAGTTGCTGGCGGGCGCGGTGGCCTGCCTGCAGGAGAAGGGCTATGCCCGCACCACCGCGCGAGACCTGGTCGCCGCCTCCGGCACCAACCTGGCCTCCATCGGCTACCACTTCGGTGGCAAGGACGCGCTGCTCAACGAGGCCGTAGCCGGCGTCTTCGACCAGTGGACCGCATACGTCGAGCGGTCGTTGTTCGGCACGGAGCTGAGCAGCCCCAGAGAGATGCTGGAGCGGGCCATGGCCGCGCTGGTCGACGTGTTCGAGGAGATGCGGCCGCAGCTCGTCCTGTGCGTCGAGGGCTACCCGGCGGCGTTGCGCGAGCCCGTGCTGCGGGAAAAGCTGGCCGAGGCCTACGCCCGGACGCGGCAGGCAGGCGCCGACATGATCAGGAGGGCGGCGGCACAGCTCGGCGTCGAGCCGCCGGTGTCGCCCGAGGTGCTGGTGTCGGTGGTGGTGGCGATCACGGACGGGCTCATGCTGCAGTGGCTGCTCGACCCGGCGAGCACGCCCGACGCCCGCCAGGTCGTGGACGCGCTCGCCGCCCTCTCGGGCTTCATCGCCTAA
- a CDS encoding alpha/beta fold hydrolase: MINIDGVELWTEEFGDATHPPILLVMGSMTQGILWPDEFVGRLAAAGRRVIRYDHRDTGKSATFDFEQQPYTWLDIRDDVLRVMDAYGLDSAHLVCHSAGGLLGQLIAVEQPERVRTLTVIGSSPLGGREGEVLLRALTGQPQPEGSLPPPRPEFVEYFTKMIIAPPPADRREQVERMIAEARVLHGTALPFDEDAERRLQERVLERARDLSAVVNHRLAHAANPDIEPVDALGKVQAPTLVIEGTHEPVKPGHSAIIAERIPGAELLMIDGMGHTLAPQAYEQLATAIVRHTER, translated from the coding sequence ATGATCAACATTGACGGCGTGGAACTCTGGACCGAAGAGTTCGGGGACGCCACGCACCCGCCGATCCTGCTGGTGATGGGGTCGATGACGCAGGGGATCCTGTGGCCGGACGAGTTCGTCGGGCGGCTGGCCGCGGCCGGGCGCCGAGTCATCAGGTACGACCACCGCGACACCGGCAAGTCGGCCACCTTCGACTTCGAGCAGCAGCCGTACACGTGGCTGGACATCAGGGACGACGTGCTCCGTGTGATGGACGCCTACGGGCTGGACAGCGCGCACCTCGTCTGCCACTCGGCGGGCGGGCTGCTCGGCCAGCTGATCGCCGTCGAGCAACCGGAACGGGTGCGCACGCTCACCGTGATCGGCTCCTCGCCGCTGGGCGGGCGCGAGGGCGAGGTGCTCCTGCGGGCGCTCACCGGGCAGCCGCAGCCGGAGGGCAGCCTGCCGCCGCCCAGGCCGGAGTTCGTGGAGTACTTCACGAAGATGATCATTGCGCCACCGCCTGCGGACCGGCGCGAGCAAGTGGAGCGCATGATCGCGGAGGCACGGGTGCTACACGGCACCGCGCTGCCGTTCGACGAGGACGCGGAGCGGCGCCTGCAGGAGCGGGTGCTCGAGCGGGCCCGTGACCTGTCGGCCGTGGTCAACCACCGTCTGGCGCACGCGGCCAACCCGGACATCGAGCCGGTGGACGCACTGGGCAAGGTGCAGGCGCCGACCCTGGTCATCGAGGGCACGCACGAGCCGGTCAAGCCCGGCCACAGCGCGATCATCGCCGAGCGGATCCCGGGCGCGGAGCTGCTGATGATCGACGGCATGGGGCACACGCTGGCGCCCCAGGCGTACGAGCAGCTGGCCACGGCCATCGTCCGGCACACGGAACGTTAG